A genomic stretch from Lysobacter ciconiae includes:
- a CDS encoding OmpA family protein produces MVIRNMLRGALATAVCALLSVPAGALAQDVGLPSTAVMPVQGVVGDTDFPEASRSRIRNGDFVNVDNLRQMGRGLGKSQVRRLLGNPHFSEGVAGVSRWDYVFNFRTGVDTHVTCQYQVNYERANGNYVVDSMHWDGSACLDALNDRPDPVVGPDPVVSTAAPAVHTLSADALFAFDGSRPRDILPQGKEEIAALAQELSRSGAEQITVVGHADRLGSHSYNQALSERRAATVRQLLVEQGLPGAGITAAGRGSSEPVTSCDRSLPRAELIECLKPDRRVEIRVAGTH; encoded by the coding sequence ATGGTAATCAGGAACATGCTTCGCGGAGCCCTCGCTACCGCCGTTTGTGCGCTGTTGTCTGTCCCGGCCGGGGCGTTGGCGCAGGATGTGGGGCTTCCCTCCACAGCGGTGATGCCGGTGCAGGGCGTGGTGGGCGATACCGATTTTCCGGAGGCCTCCCGCAGCCGGATCCGGAATGGCGACTTCGTCAACGTCGACAACCTGCGTCAGATGGGGCGTGGACTCGGGAAGAGCCAAGTCAGACGACTGCTCGGCAATCCGCACTTCAGTGAGGGGGTCGCCGGTGTCTCGCGCTGGGACTACGTCTTCAACTTCCGGACCGGGGTCGACACCCACGTCACCTGCCAGTACCAGGTCAACTACGAGCGCGCCAACGGAAACTACGTGGTCGACTCGATGCATTGGGATGGGTCGGCCTGTCTGGACGCATTGAATGACCGGCCGGACCCGGTTGTTGGGCCGGACCCGGTTGTTTCCACGGCCGCACCGGCAGTGCATACCCTGTCGGCCGATGCGTTGTTCGCGTTTGACGGTTCGCGTCCACGGGACATCCTCCCGCAGGGGAAGGAAGAGATCGCCGCACTGGCACAGGAGCTGTCCCGCTCGGGAGCGGAGCAAATCACCGTCGTCGGCCACGCCGACAGGCTGGGCAGCCATAGCTACAACCAGGCGCTGTCGGAACGGCGGGCGGCAACGGTCCGGCAGTTGCTGGTCGAACAGGGCCTGCCCGGAGCCGGCATCACCGCAGCCGGGCGCGGCTCTTCGGAGCCGGTCACCAGCTGCGACCGGTCCTTGCCACGGGCCGAGCTGATCGAATGCCTGAAACCTGATCGACGGGTGGAGATCCGGGTGGCCGGAACGCACTGA
- a CDS encoding ESPR-type extended signal peptide-containing protein, translating to MNKIHSKVWSRKLGRMVVASELAKGGGGAGTLHDGTAASGRRPGALALAIGLVLGLTALAGMPAFAQHAPSWTVTDGSNGAVIGDSGTVTFQGDSNIHVAQAGADDAGVIEITLDDDIDLGVDGSVTIGDTRVDGSGVAIGSNVVLDNTGLTISAGPSVTAAGIDAGGKVITGVASGTASHHAVNFGQLSTVSTAASVAQSTATNAAAAAAAAQIAADAAGWIISDGATTTDIGPGGTVTFQGDGNISVALTGVDDDGKVTVTLDENLTVTSITAGNSTLNNAGLTFSSGGPSVTASGIDAGGLRITGLAEGALTATSSDAVSGKQIFDLFIEEGAGGVRYFRARSAQPDSQAMGDESIAIGPNTVAEGVSSFAAGDGAATTASAESAIAIGQGATAGGELTGGEAAIAIGRDSEATGNSSVALGDNANAGGANATALGARAAAGGAGGVALGQDAVAAATNNISIGNAAGQGTGQVLPGDQSHNIAIGNQSGQNVAGQFNVAMGDGAGSNVDGDDNVAMGRGAGVGIAGEENVSIGLDANSGVTSNRAVGIGQSARAQTEGVAVGFNASAGNTGVALGRQTTALGTGTAIGPNAHADSNFVALGLNSWATQSDVSGSSEFTNRTFNGSAVSVGSSQSGASFTRRIVNVEDGANDTDAVNVRQLKQAVSGIDLSDIDFAGGVIANLQDQIDQNMLNYVSINDGGIDKGNKNNNGADAAAVDSVAIGPDATTKNRDSIAIGHQAGAEGDSAVVLGHNIKGLGKNSTTIGNSQSEALGESGIAIGTHVESRDQNSIVIGRDSYTNRQASGPAVDNSIVIGTQSSSTAVEGIVIGKDSLVNAPRGIAQGSGAHSTASDATALGTRASASGASAQASGTDARASGANAIANGTGATGWANDGIAMGTGAVSGFNDPANLQPRRNMGGVAIGQNTLADNYHALAIGVEARATDESATAIGDAAEASAEDALAIGSSARASAENAAAFGQDASATAENALAVGSGARASARNASAFGQGAQASHAGSVALGSGAITAAPIGTASISVDKNTYNFAGTTPVATVSVGAAGAERTLTNLAAGRISATSTDGINGSQLHGTNMALESLADDLDAAGDSIADVLGGNAVFDPDTHQVTMSNVGGTGKGTVHDAIEYAAQGWAVGANGEVTGANVAPGGSVDFSNTDSNIVIARNGTDLIFDLAENIDLGADGSLTTGDTVVNNDGLAVDDGAGNNTTVGAGAIAVTDAAGTTTIGGNEISVGGANPIVINGDAGTIGGLTNTTFDPNNYTSGQAATEDQLRVVHGIANSGWNVSAQGANATNVGVNSPTGNSVDLTNADGNIVITKADDSNDVTFDLAENIDLGSDGSLTTGDTVVNNDGLAVDDGAGKVASLTADGASVSDADGNSTVVGAGTVAVTDTAGTTTIGGDVIVVGGASPILISGNAGTISGLQNQTINYPGFADGSGRAATEEQLVLVNQTVNAGWNLTGSGVDQVNIGPNGSVDFQGDQNITVAQTGDDQDGVIAVTLNRDIDVDSVTVGDTAIDTAGVAVGGNVHLGNTGLVINGGPSVTMSGIDAGTLVITNVAAGDVSATSTDAINGSQLHGMGQSIVNVIGGNAGLNPDGTITTSDIGGTGHDNIDDAIRSANEAANAGWTATDANGNDANIGPNGTVNFTGDQNITVAQTGADNRGQIEITLNRDLDVDSLTAGDTVVDTDGVHVGDDVHLGDTGLVIEGGPSVTTDGVDAGGQVIGNVAAGVADTDAANVGQLNDLASNIVDNSSRVTNLEEGSTGPFQVSQEAPIVPPTPTGANSAAGGSGADASGDNSTALGNHAVAAGSNSTAVGQGAKATHDNSVALGQGSATTVGAQSGYDAAYVGTSNSSGEVNVGNRTISGVAPGVAGNDAVNVNQLSAGVDHAVITANNYTDQRFSQIHGDVWDLGQRIDGLERDLNAGIATAMSMRQAPYVAGATTYYAGFGAYKGEGAVGVSLRRTADNGRWSLEGGFSSNREGTGGYVGVSGVLGGK from the coding sequence CGTGCTTGACAACACCGGCCTCACCATCAGTGCAGGCCCCAGCGTGACCGCCGCAGGGATTGATGCCGGCGGCAAGGTGATCACCGGCGTGGCCAGTGGCACCGCCAGCCACCACGCGGTGAACTTCGGCCAGCTCAGCACCGTCAGCACCGCAGCTTCGGTCGCTCAGTCCACGGCGACCAACGCGGCGGCTGCCGCGGCTGCCGCGCAGATTGCTGCCGATGCAGCAGGCTGGATCATCAGCGACGGAGCCACTACTACCGATATCGGGCCCGGTGGCACCGTGACCTTCCAGGGCGACGGCAATATCAGCGTGGCGCTCACCGGCGTTGACGACGACGGAAAGGTGACCGTCACGCTCGACGAGAATCTGACGGTAACAAGCATCACGGCAGGCAATTCGACCCTCAATAATGCCGGGCTGACCTTCAGCAGCGGCGGTCCCAGCGTCACCGCCTCAGGGATTGACGCCGGTGGCTTGCGGATTACCGGCCTCGCCGAGGGCGCCCTGACGGCGACCAGCAGCGACGCGGTCTCCGGCAAGCAGATCTTCGACCTGTTCATCGAAGAAGGTGCCGGTGGCGTCCGCTATTTCCGCGCCCGTTCGGCACAGCCTGACTCCCAGGCCATGGGCGATGAGTCCATCGCCATCGGGCCCAACACCGTGGCGGAAGGCGTCAGCAGCTTCGCAGCCGGTGACGGTGCGGCCACCACCGCAAGCGCTGAAAGTGCCATCGCGATCGGGCAGGGTGCGACAGCTGGGGGTGAGCTGACCGGAGGCGAAGCCGCAATTGCCATCGGCCGTGACAGTGAGGCAACGGGCAACAGCTCGGTGGCACTCGGTGACAATGCCAACGCTGGCGGTGCCAATGCCACGGCGCTGGGCGCACGAGCAGCAGCGGGCGGTGCCGGGGGAGTGGCGCTGGGCCAGGATGCGGTGGCCGCAGCGACCAACAACATTTCGATCGGTAATGCCGCGGGGCAGGGCACCGGCCAGGTCCTGCCTGGCGATCAATCCCACAACATCGCGATTGGCAACCAGTCCGGCCAGAACGTGGCCGGCCAGTTCAACGTGGCAATGGGCGATGGCGCCGGCAGCAACGTGGATGGCGACGACAACGTGGCCATGGGGCGTGGCGCGGGTGTGGGCATTGCCGGTGAGGAGAACGTCAGCATCGGCTTGGACGCGAACAGCGGGGTAACTTCGAATCGCGCCGTCGGCATTGGTCAGTCAGCCCGAGCGCAGACCGAAGGCGTGGCAGTCGGCTTCAACGCCTCTGCCGGCAACACCGGCGTCGCGCTGGGGCGGCAGACCACGGCGCTTGGGACAGGAACGGCCATCGGCCCCAACGCCCATGCGGACAGCAATTTCGTCGCCTTGGGTCTCAACTCGTGGGCGACCCAGAGCGACGTGTCGGGGAGCAGTGAGTTTACCAACCGGACGTTCAACGGCAGTGCCGTCTCCGTCGGCAGCAGCCAGAGCGGCGCCTCGTTCACGCGCCGAATAGTCAATGTGGAAGACGGTGCGAATGACACCGATGCAGTCAACGTCCGCCAGTTGAAGCAGGCCGTGTCGGGCATCGACCTGAGCGACATCGACTTTGCCGGCGGGGTCATCGCCAATCTCCAGGACCAGATCGACCAGAACATGCTGAACTACGTCAGCATCAATGACGGCGGCATCGACAAGGGCAACAAGAACAACAACGGCGCCGATGCTGCCGCCGTTGACTCGGTCGCGATCGGCCCGGACGCAACGACCAAGAACCGCGACTCGATCGCCATCGGCCATCAGGCTGGCGCCGAAGGTGATTCCGCGGTGGTGCTGGGCCACAACATCAAGGGCCTGGGCAAGAACTCGACCACCATCGGCAACTCGCAGTCCGAGGCACTCGGCGAAAGTGGTATCGCCATCGGCACGCACGTGGAGAGCCGTGACCAGAATTCGATCGTCATCGGTCGGGATTCCTATACCAACCGCCAAGCCAGTGGCCCGGCAGTCGATAACTCGATCGTCATCGGCACCCAATCGTCGTCGACCGCGGTCGAAGGCATTGTCATCGGCAAGGACTCGTTGGTGAATGCACCCCGGGGCATTGCCCAGGGCAGTGGCGCGCATTCGACGGCGAGTGACGCCACGGCGTTGGGTACCCGAGCCAGCGCGAGCGGGGCAAGTGCGCAGGCCAGTGGCACCGACGCAAGGGCTAGCGGCGCCAACGCCATTGCCAATGGAACCGGCGCCACCGGCTGGGCCAATGACGGCATCGCCATGGGCACGGGCGCGGTGTCCGGTTTCAACGACCCTGCAAACCTCCAGCCGCGCCGCAACATGGGCGGCGTCGCCATCGGCCAGAACACGCTGGCGGACAACTACCATGCGTTGGCGATTGGCGTGGAGGCCCGCGCAACCGATGAATCGGCTACCGCCATTGGCGACGCTGCCGAGGCTTCCGCAGAAGATGCGTTGGCAATAGGTTCCAGCGCACGCGCCAGCGCGGAAAACGCGGCCGCGTTCGGTCAGGACGCCAGCGCCACGGCGGAAAATGCGCTCGCGGTCGGATCCGGCGCACGCGCCTCGGCCCGGAACGCTTCCGCATTCGGCCAGGGCGCGCAGGCGTCGCATGCCGGCTCGGTCGCGCTGGGCAGCGGTGCCATCACCGCAGCGCCCATCGGTACCGCCAGCATTTCGGTCGACAAAAACACCTACAACTTCGCCGGCACCACCCCGGTGGCGACCGTCAGTGTTGGCGCCGCGGGTGCCGAGCGCACTCTCACCAACCTTGCAGCGGGCCGCATCAGCGCCACCAGCACCGACGGTATCAACGGCAGCCAGCTGCACGGCACCAACATGGCGCTGGAATCGCTGGCCGATGACCTGGATGCCGCAGGCGACTCGATTGCCGACGTGCTGGGCGGCAACGCGGTATTCGATCCCGACACGCATCAGGTCACGATGAGCAATGTCGGCGGCACCGGAAAGGGCACGGTGCATGACGCGATCGAGTACGCCGCGCAAGGCTGGGCGGTAGGGGCAAACGGCGAGGTGACGGGCGCCAACGTAGCACCAGGCGGTTCGGTCGACTTCAGCAACACCGACAGCAATATCGTCATCGCGCGCAACGGCACCGACCTCATCTTCGACCTGGCCGAGAACATCGACCTGGGCGCGGACGGCAGCCTGACCACGGGCGACACCGTGGTGAACAACGACGGTCTGGCGGTTGATGACGGCGCAGGCAACAACACTACCGTGGGTGCCGGTGCGATTGCGGTGACCGACGCTGCCGGCACAACGACGATCGGTGGCAACGAGATCTCGGTGGGTGGGGCCAACCCGATCGTGATCAACGGCGACGCCGGCACCATCGGCGGGCTGACCAACACCACGTTCGACCCTAACAACTACACCAGCGGCCAGGCGGCGACGGAAGACCAGCTTCGAGTGGTCCATGGCATAGCCAACTCTGGCTGGAATGTCAGCGCTCAGGGGGCAAACGCCACCAACGTGGGCGTCAACAGCCCGACTGGCAATTCGGTCGACCTGACCAACGCCGACGGCAACATCGTCATCACCAAGGCCGACGACAGCAACGACGTCACCTTCGACCTGGCCGAGAACATCGACCTGGGCTCGGACGGCAGCCTGACCACCGGCGACACCGTGGTGAACAACGATGGTCTGGCGGTGGACGATGGCGCCGGCAAGGTGGCGAGCCTGACCGCGGATGGCGCGTCGGTGAGCGACGCCGACGGCAACAGTACCGTTGTGGGTGCGGGCACCGTCGCGGTGACCGACACAGCGGGCACGACCACCATCGGGGGCGATGTCATCGTGGTGGGCGGCGCCAGTCCGATCCTGATCAGCGGTAACGCCGGTACGATCAGTGGCCTGCAGAACCAGACAATCAACTATCCGGGGTTCGCCGATGGTTCCGGCCGTGCGGCGACCGAGGAGCAACTTGTTCTTGTAAACCAGACGGTCAACGCGGGGTGGAATTTGACCGGTTCCGGCGTCGACCAGGTCAATATCGGGCCAAACGGTTCGGTGGACTTTCAGGGTGACCAGAACATCACCGTCGCCCAGACAGGCGATGACCAGGACGGTGTGATCGCCGTCACCCTTAACCGTGATATCGACGTGGACAGCGTCACCGTTGGCGATACCGCTATCGACACCGCCGGCGTTGCGGTGGGCGGCAACGTGCACCTCGGCAACACCGGCCTGGTGATCAATGGCGGGCCAAGCGTGACAATGAGCGGTATCGACGCGGGCACCTTGGTAATCACCAACGTGGCGGCGGGTGATGTCAGTGCCACCAGCACGGATGCCATCAACGGCAGCCAGCTCCACGGGATGGGTCAGTCGATCGTGAACGTGATTGGTGGCAACGCCGGGCTCAACCCGGACGGCACCATCACCACCAGCGACATCGGCGGCACCGGTCACGACAATATTGACGATGCGATCCGATCGGCGAACGAGGCCGCCAACGCGGGCTGGACGGCGACCGATGCCAACGGCAATGACGCCAACATCGGCCCCAACGGCACGGTGAACTTCACCGGCGACCAGAACATCACCGTAGCCCAGACGGGCGCGGACAACCGCGGCCAGATCGAGATCACCCTCAACCGTGACCTGGACGTCGACAGCCTCACTGCCGGCGACACCGTGGTCGATACCGACGGCGTGCACGTGGGCGACGACGTGCACCTGGGCGATACGGGCCTGGTGATCGAGGGTGGCCCGAGTGTGACCACCGATGGCGTTGATGCCGGCGGCCAGGTCATCGGCAACGTCGCGGCGGGTGTGGCTGACACCGATGCGGCCAACGTGGGCCAGCTCAACGACCTGGCCTCCAACATCGTCGACAACAGCAGCCGTGTGACAAACCTGGAGGAGGGTTCGACCGGTCCGTTCCAGGTCAGCCAGGAAGCCCCGATCGTCCCGCCGACCCCGACCGGAGCCAACTCTGCGGCCGGCGGCAGCGGCGCGGACGCCAGCGGTGACAACAGCACCGCGCTGGGTAACCACGCCGTGGCCGCCGGTTCCAACAGCACCGCGGTCGGCCAAGGCGCAAAGGCCACGCACGACAACAGCGTGGCGCTGGGCCAAGGGTCGGCGACGACCGTGGGCGCCCAGTCCGGTTACGACGCGGCCTACGTGGGCACCAGCAACTCGTCGGGCGAGGTCAACGTCGGCAACCGCACCATCAGTGGGGTCGCTCCGGGCGTGGCCGGCAACGACGCCGTCAACGTCAACCAGCTCAGTGCCGGTGTGGATCACGCGGTAATTACCGCGAACAACTACACCGATCAGCGGTTCAGCCAGATCCACGGGGATGTGTGGGACCTGGGCCAGCGGATCGACGGGCTCGAGCGTGACCTCAACGCCGGCATCGCGACCGCAATGTCGATGCGGCAGGCGCCTTACGTGGCCGGGGCGACGACTTACTACGCAGGTTTCGGAGCCTACAAGGGTGAAGGCGCTGTCGGCGTCAGCCTGCGGCGTACCGCCGACAACGGACGCTGGAGCCTGGAGGGCGGCTTCTCGTCCAACCGCGAAGGCACCGGCGGCTACGTCGGCGTGAGTGGCGTACTGGGCGGGAAGTGA